The following proteins are encoded in a genomic region of Methanoculleus bourgensis MS2:
- a CDS encoding M24 family metallopeptidase has translation MNGLDSAIRDAGAAAYAAYGSSADAGVRYLTRFRTTDPVVYVKKQGERGILVIPQMEHERAVRESSAAVVTRADAGYLEYIKAGEPRWRATAHMIADLAAGPVLVPATFPLALARELESFHPVVLDAAGTVEGMRAVKTQDEIEQIRSVQRATEAAMERGIALIRASRSKGGILHLDDRPLTAEAVRAEMHTFLLARGCRGIDTIVSCGPDTALPHNLGTGPLLENEPIVIDIFPQDELSGYHADMTRTVVKGEPSPAIREMYEAVRDAKALGASEVRAGAVGADLHYAVVEFFRDRGYESNTQGFVHSLGHGVGLEVHEEPSLGPRGGALVAGNVITIEPGLYYPGTGGIRLEDMGAVTETGFDRFTQYTEELII, from the coding sequence ATGAATGGACTGGATTCTGCTATCCGGGATGCCGGAGCAGCAGCATACGCGGCCTACGGCTCATCCGCGGATGCCGGGGTGCGCTACCTGACCCGGTTCCGCACCACCGACCCCGTAGTCTACGTAAAGAAACAGGGCGAGCGCGGAATACTGGTCATCCCGCAGATGGAACACGAACGGGCGGTCCGTGAATCGTCTGCCGCGGTCGTCACCCGTGCCGACGCCGGCTACCTCGAGTACATCAAAGCCGGGGAACCGCGCTGGCGGGCGACCGCACACATGATCGCGGACCTCGCCGCCGGTCCCGTCCTCGTTCCCGCGACCTTCCCGCTCGCCCTCGCCCGGGAACTCGAGTCGTTCCACCCGGTCGTCCTTGACGCTGCAGGAACAGTCGAGGGGATGCGGGCGGTCAAGACGCAGGATGAGATCGAGCAGATACGCTCGGTGCAGCGCGCCACCGAGGCGGCGATGGAGCGGGGGATCGCGCTCATCAGGGCGTCCCGCTCAAAGGGCGGCATCCTCCACCTGGACGATCGCCCCCTCACCGCTGAAGCCGTCCGGGCAGAGATGCACACCTTCCTCCTCGCCCGGGGCTGCCGGGGGATTGACACCATCGTCTCCTGCGGCCCCGACACCGCCCTCCCGCACAACCTCGGCACCGGGCCGCTCCTTGAGAACGAACCGATCGTCATCGACATCTTCCCGCAGGACGAACTCTCCGGCTACCACGCCGACATGACCCGGACGGTAGTGAAGGGCGAGCCCTCCCCCGCGATCCGGGAGATGTATGAGGCGGTCAGGGACGCAAAGGCCCTCGGCGCGTCGGAGGTCCGAGCAGGCGCCGTCGGCGCCGATCTCCACTACGCGGTGGTGGAGTTCTTCCGCGACCGCGGCTACGAGAGCAACACCCAGGGGTTCGTCCACAGCCTCGGCCACGGCGTCGGCCTCGAGGTGCACGAAGAACCGTCGCTCGGCCCCCGGGGAGGTGCGCTCGTCGCCGGGAACGTCATCACCATCGAGCCCGGGCTCTACTACCCCGGGACCGGCGGCATCCGCCTCGAAGATATGGGCGCGGTGACAGAGACCGGGTTCGACCGGTTCACCCAATACACAGAGGAACTAATCATATGA
- the map gene encoding type II methionyl aminopeptidase: MIMNDEVYDAYREAGALARKVLHRGAGLVKEGAGILEMVEETEAMVTDEGAILAFPLNVSLNEAAAHDTAMPGDERMFAAGDLVKVDLGVQVDGYIADTALTVDLGDHAKLVEASRAALEAAIAIVRPGITTGEIGAVIQATIEEHNYKPVANLTGHGLDRYDLHSAPTIPNIAMSGGAVIEEGMVFAIEPFATTGSGRVTEAARVEIYQQIAARPARLPSAKRVLETARPRRGLPFSRRWVPGDKVDIGLMNLVRSGILHPFPVLHDVPGSFVSQAEHTLVVTADGCEVTTR; the protein is encoded by the coding sequence ATGATCATGAACGATGAAGTCTACGACGCCTACCGGGAGGCAGGAGCACTTGCACGGAAGGTGCTCCACCGGGGTGCAGGGCTCGTGAAGGAGGGGGCAGGCATCCTTGAGATGGTCGAAGAGACCGAAGCGATGGTGACAGACGAGGGCGCAATCCTCGCCTTCCCCCTCAACGTCTCCTTAAACGAGGCCGCGGCCCACGACACCGCCATGCCCGGGGACGAGCGGATGTTTGCCGCGGGCGACCTTGTCAAGGTCGACCTCGGGGTGCAGGTCGACGGCTACATCGCCGACACCGCCCTGACCGTCGACCTCGGCGACCACGCGAAACTTGTGGAGGCATCCCGGGCAGCCCTCGAGGCGGCGATCGCCATCGTCCGCCCGGGCATCACGACCGGGGAGATCGGGGCGGTCATCCAGGCAACCATCGAGGAGCACAACTATAAACCGGTCGCAAACCTCACCGGGCACGGCCTCGACCGCTACGACCTCCACTCAGCACCCACCATCCCGAACATCGCGATGAGCGGCGGGGCGGTTATCGAGGAGGGCATGGTCTTTGCAATCGAGCCCTTCGCCACAACGGGGTCCGGGAGGGTCACCGAGGCGGCGCGCGTGGAGATCTACCAGCAGATCGCGGCCCGGCCCGCCCGCCTGCCGTCGGCAAAGCGGGTGCTCGAGACGGCACGGCCGCGGCGGGGGCTCCCGTTCTCCCGCCGCTGGGTCCCGGGCGACAAGGTCGATATCGGACTTATGAACCTGGTGCGGTCCGGGATCCTCCACCCCTTCCCGGTGCTGCACGACGTGCCGGGGTCGTTCGTCTCACAGGCCGAGCATACCCTGGTCGTCACGGCCGACGGTTGCGAGGTCACCACCCGGTGA
- a CDS encoding ATP-binding protein translates to MTTDTGTRDVLAIMELLLTAEIFNRNQDLGINDLRPRCREFFGAGIGGNTEVKRPLIVSEGAIKKVLGVPDAVCQAVRRNPFVGYDEFGQRLSLPSLDAAAGWFLKKGGGPLVEENPALASYFEGKDGVQVRYQDVRAKNPRFEDTKEYMEAKVSRLIGENEEMREARDLIIISAPNEVESTLDNLVCTPRQEETIRKIGVALEHRDFLKQQRIYEFGRLLFVGPPGTGKTSLALAMSRELHMPILEVRLAMVTSQYLGETSKNIDRIFDLAKKLAPCILFIDEFDFVAKTRVSDDHGAMKRAVNMLLKNIDQISFVKNGVLLIGATNHPRILDEAAWRRFDEVVEFPLPDQAMRQAILEKIAAAIDCNCDFADLAAQTEGFSGSDLRMMMKEAVISALMEDRRHLDAADIERGLLRVEERNVIRDTGY, encoded by the coding sequence ATGACCACCGATACGGGTACGCGTGACGTCCTCGCCATCATGGAGCTCCTGCTCACCGCGGAGATATTCAACCGGAACCAGGATCTCGGCATCAACGACCTTCGCCCGCGCTGCCGGGAGTTCTTTGGTGCCGGGATCGGCGGGAACACCGAGGTGAAGCGCCCGCTGATCGTGAGCGAAGGAGCGATCAAGAAGGTGCTCGGCGTCCCCGACGCCGTCTGCCAGGCCGTCCGCCGGAACCCGTTCGTCGGCTACGATGAGTTCGGGCAGCGCCTGAGCCTGCCCTCGCTCGACGCAGCGGCGGGATGGTTCCTCAAGAAGGGCGGGGGCCCGCTGGTCGAGGAGAACCCCGCCCTGGCCTCGTATTTTGAAGGGAAGGACGGCGTCCAGGTCAGGTACCAGGACGTCCGGGCGAAGAATCCCCGGTTTGAGGATACGAAGGAGTATATGGAGGCGAAGGTCTCCCGCCTCATCGGGGAGAATGAGGAGATGCGGGAGGCTCGCGACCTGATCATCATCAGTGCGCCGAATGAGGTCGAGTCTACGCTCGATAACCTGGTCTGCACCCCCCGGCAGGAGGAGACTATCAGGAAGATCGGCGTCGCCCTCGAGCACCGGGACTTCTTAAAGCAGCAGCGGATCTACGAGTTTGGGCGGCTCCTCTTCGTCGGTCCGCCCGGCACCGGGAAGACGTCGCTTGCGCTTGCGATGTCCCGGGAACTCCACATGCCGATCCTCGAAGTCCGCCTCGCGATGGTCACCTCCCAGTACCTGGGCGAGACCTCGAAGAACATCGACCGGATCTTTGACCTCGCGAAGAAACTCGCCCCCTGCATCCTCTTCATCGACGAGTTTGATTTCGTTGCGAAGACCCGGGTCAGCGACGACCACGGCGCGATGAAGCGCGCTGTGAATATGCTTCTGAAAAACATCGACCAGATCAGTTTCGTGAAGAACGGCGTCCTCCTCATCGGGGCGACGAACCATCCCCGCATCCTCGACGAGGCGGCCTGGCGGCGGTTCGACGAGGTGGTGGAGTTCCCGCTCCCTGACCAGGCGATGCGGCAGGCGATCCTCGAAAAGATCGCCGCTGCAATCGACTGCAACTGCGACTTCGCCGACCTCGCGGCACAGACGGAGGGGTTCTCGGGCTCCGACCTCCGGATGATGATGAAGGAGGCGGTGATCTCGGCGCTGATGGAGGACCGGCGCCACCTTGATGCGGCAGACATCGAGCGGGGTCTTCTCAGGGTCGAAGAGCGCAATGTCATCCGCGACACCGGATACTGA